The following proteins are encoded in a genomic region of Tigriopus californicus strain San Diego chromosome 6, Tcal_SD_v2.1, whole genome shotgun sequence:
- the LOC131881692 gene encoding probable flavin-containing monoamine oxidase A isoform X2 produces the protein MESTLIKSDVIIIGAGLAGLTAAHELKKKDDSLNVMILEANSRVGGRLFSKEVLVGGQNVSIELGGQFLTSTQTELLDLLADLQLDTLELAGTPFKQLYFCSTHCSPLWRTGAFNATSGFKGWVRQFEWVYLLNRLKNYESAILIKHPYIKPKLAEYLDTISLHGFLRDFCYFASNRDMFEIVVLRIFGRSSTEISLLMFLIYSKSMGGVHELFGPTKKLAIAGGSAALLDRLAKTIGVDSIVTNQPVQCIVTDDEKVYVTSSTQQIYVCQRVICAIPPEHLPMVQFEPNLGPKMAKSVKSWSSGNMIKFVVVYSRPFWKDHRLSGTMACLQGKQIQKVCSGLPITQVFDASLSTNEDDPGILSGLLAGPAALQWGEINPETLKLSIIETLSEYFGHWAQNETHHIELHYWDQEIFSSSPICSQRLGCLEYAYTLRDPHQDKVFFAGAELSVQWMGQMAGAVLSGTRAAIQVLDDLRPQSLSTKDYKVLKSIHLSTEDRFPKHVQSSRNYGIYRWTLFLPMTCIAFGYGACFLRDKWCGIFIPMH, from the exons ATGGAGTCAACTCTTATTAAAAGCGATGTCATCATAATTGGTGCCGGACTCGCCGGATTAACGGCGGCTCATGAACTCAAGAAGAAGGATGACAGTCTGAATGTCATGATTCTCGAAGCAAATTCTCGGGTTGGAGGTCGTCTGTTCTCGAAAGAAGTTTTAGTTGGAGGTCAAAATGTCTCCATTGAATTGGGAGGACAGTTTTTGACCTCGACTCAAACGGAACTACTTGATCTATTGGCGGATTTGCAATTGGATACACTAGAACTGGCCGGGACACCTTTTAAGCAGTTGTATTTCTGCTCGACCCATTGTTCTCCCTTGTGGAGGACGGGTGCTTTTAATGCGACCTCAGGGTTCAAAGGCTGGGTTCGACAATTTGAATGGGTGTACCTCTTGAATCGACTCAAGAACTATGAGAGCGCCATCCTCATCAAACATCCTTACATCAAGCCCAA ATTGGCAGAGTACTTGGATACCATCTCTTTGCACGGTTTCTTGCGAGACTTTTGCTATTTTGCCTCCAACCGGGATATGTTTGAGATTGTTGTCTTGCGCATTTTTGGTCGATCTTCCACCGAAATTTCGCTGCTGATGTTCTTGATATATTCCAAATCAATGGGGGGTGTCCACGAACTCTTCGGGCCCACGAAGAAACTTGCAATTGCTGGAGGTTCAGCGGCTTTATTGGACAGGCTGGCCAAGACAATTGGCGTCGATAGCATTGTCACAAATCAACCAGTTCAGTGCATTGTTACTGATGACGAAAAG GTCTATGTGACGAGCTCCACTCAGCAAATTTATGTTTGCCAGAGAGTAATTTGCGCTATTCCCCCTGAGCACCTACCCATGGTCCAATTTGAGCCTAATCTTGGgcccaaaatggccaagtcTGTGAAGAGCTGGTCGTCTGGGAacatgatcaaatttgtcgTGGTCTACTCTCGTCCATTTTGGAAGGATCATCGACTTTCAGGGACCATGGCATGTCTCCAAGGCAAGCAAATCCAGAAGGTCTGCTCTGGCTTACCCATCACTCAAGTCTTTGATGCCTCCTTGTCCACCAACGAAGACGATCCGGGCATTCTCTCCGGTCTCTTAG CCGGTCCTGCCGCTCTTCAATGGGGCGAGATCAATCCAGAGACATTGAAGCTGTCCATTATAGAAACCCTGAGCGAATACTTCGGACATTGGGCCCAGAACGAGACACACCACATTGAGCTCCATTATTGGGACCAAGAAATTTTCAGCTCTTCGCCCATATGCTCACAAAGACTTGGCTGCCTGGAATATGCTTACACTCTCCGGGATCCTCATCAAGATAAAGTGTTCTTTGCCGGAGCAGAATTGTCCGTTCA ATGGATGGGACAAATGGCTGGAGCTGTTTTATCTGGTACCCGGGCAGCTATCCAAGTATTGGACGATCTCCGTCCACAATCTTTATCAACCAAGGACTATAAAGTGCTTAAATCCATTCATCTTTCCACAGAGGATCGATTTCCCAAACACGTTCAAAGCTCGAGAAATTATGGAATCTATCGTTGGACCCTCTTTTTGCCCATGACTTGCATTGCCTTTGGCTATGGAGCTTGCTTCTTGAGAGACAAGTGGTGTGGCATCTTTATCCCAATGCATTAA
- the LOC131881692 gene encoding probable flavin-containing monoamine oxidase A isoform X1: MESTLIKSDVIIIGAGLAGLTAAHELKKKDDSLNVMILEANSRVGGRLFSKEVLVGGQNVSIELGGQFLTSTQTELLDLLADLQLDTLELAGTPFKQLYFCSTHCSPLWRTGAFNATSGFKGWVRQFEWVYLLNRLKNYESAILIKHPYIKPKYVELRLDNCCGLAEYLDTISLHGFLRDFCYFASNRDMFEIVVLRIFGRSSTEISLLMFLIYSKSMGGVHELFGPTKKLAIAGGSAALLDRLAKTIGVDSIVTNQPVQCIVTDDEKVYVTSSTQQIYVCQRVICAIPPEHLPMVQFEPNLGPKMAKSVKSWSSGNMIKFVVVYSRPFWKDHRLSGTMACLQGKQIQKVCSGLPITQVFDASLSTNEDDPGILSGLLAGPAALQWGEINPETLKLSIIETLSEYFGHWAQNETHHIELHYWDQEIFSSSPICSQRLGCLEYAYTLRDPHQDKVFFAGAELSVQWMGQMAGAVLSGTRAAIQVLDDLRPQSLSTKDYKVLKSIHLSTEDRFPKHVQSSRNYGIYRWTLFLPMTCIAFGYGACFLRDKWCGIFIPMH; the protein is encoded by the exons ATGGAGTCAACTCTTATTAAAAGCGATGTCATCATAATTGGTGCCGGACTCGCCGGATTAACGGCGGCTCATGAACTCAAGAAGAAGGATGACAGTCTGAATGTCATGATTCTCGAAGCAAATTCTCGGGTTGGAGGTCGTCTGTTCTCGAAAGAAGTTTTAGTTGGAGGTCAAAATGTCTCCATTGAATTGGGAGGACAGTTTTTGACCTCGACTCAAACGGAACTACTTGATCTATTGGCGGATTTGCAATTGGATACACTAGAACTGGCCGGGACACCTTTTAAGCAGTTGTATTTCTGCTCGACCCATTGTTCTCCCTTGTGGAGGACGGGTGCTTTTAATGCGACCTCAGGGTTCAAAGGCTGGGTTCGACAATTTGAATGGGTGTACCTCTTGAATCGACTCAAGAACTATGAGAGCGCCATCCTCATCAAACATCCTTACATCAAGCCCAAGTACGTTGAATTAAGACTTGACAATTGTTGTGG ATTGGCAGAGTACTTGGATACCATCTCTTTGCACGGTTTCTTGCGAGACTTTTGCTATTTTGCCTCCAACCGGGATATGTTTGAGATTGTTGTCTTGCGCATTTTTGGTCGATCTTCCACCGAAATTTCGCTGCTGATGTTCTTGATATATTCCAAATCAATGGGGGGTGTCCACGAACTCTTCGGGCCCACGAAGAAACTTGCAATTGCTGGAGGTTCAGCGGCTTTATTGGACAGGCTGGCCAAGACAATTGGCGTCGATAGCATTGTCACAAATCAACCAGTTCAGTGCATTGTTACTGATGACGAAAAG GTCTATGTGACGAGCTCCACTCAGCAAATTTATGTTTGCCAGAGAGTAATTTGCGCTATTCCCCCTGAGCACCTACCCATGGTCCAATTTGAGCCTAATCTTGGgcccaaaatggccaagtcTGTGAAGAGCTGGTCGTCTGGGAacatgatcaaatttgtcgTGGTCTACTCTCGTCCATTTTGGAAGGATCATCGACTTTCAGGGACCATGGCATGTCTCCAAGGCAAGCAAATCCAGAAGGTCTGCTCTGGCTTACCCATCACTCAAGTCTTTGATGCCTCCTTGTCCACCAACGAAGACGATCCGGGCATTCTCTCCGGTCTCTTAG CCGGTCCTGCCGCTCTTCAATGGGGCGAGATCAATCCAGAGACATTGAAGCTGTCCATTATAGAAACCCTGAGCGAATACTTCGGACATTGGGCCCAGAACGAGACACACCACATTGAGCTCCATTATTGGGACCAAGAAATTTTCAGCTCTTCGCCCATATGCTCACAAAGACTTGGCTGCCTGGAATATGCTTACACTCTCCGGGATCCTCATCAAGATAAAGTGTTCTTTGCCGGAGCAGAATTGTCCGTTCA ATGGATGGGACAAATGGCTGGAGCTGTTTTATCTGGTACCCGGGCAGCTATCCAAGTATTGGACGATCTCCGTCCACAATCTTTATCAACCAAGGACTATAAAGTGCTTAAATCCATTCATCTTTCCACAGAGGATCGATTTCCCAAACACGTTCAAAGCTCGAGAAATTATGGAATCTATCGTTGGACCCTCTTTTTGCCCATGACTTGCATTGCCTTTGGCTATGGAGCTTGCTTCTTGAGAGACAAGTGGTGTGGCATCTTTATCCCAATGCATTAA